The DNA region CGTGGTAAGTCACCAATCTACCCTTTACCCTATAGCCCAATACTGCCACCCATGGTAAGTCACCAATCTACACTGTACCCTATACTTCAAAATCTACATGCCACAGAAGAAAGTATCCTTAAATATTTCAAGTTATGTCgtatttaaatcaataaaatttacaatgatttctttatatatagATGCTATCTTTAAGTAACTTGATTCCACAGAACAATAGAACGTATGATTTCGGAatgccattttgtatttttttactGACATTGTGGAATTTGTAGTTGACTGCTCGGAGGCGCGAGGAAATGCAGGAATACAAACGTCAGGCCATGCGACATGATTATCAGCGTAAGACACGTCAGCGAGAACAGATGAACATGCGCCTAAACTCTCTTGTCAAGGATGTAGAGGTATGTAACTGTATCACTaatgcatgttttatatatatgtgatttaagcttataaagtttttttcttaaaattgaaatttaaaaaaggcAGAATAGGTGGATATGGAGAATAAAAATGTTGTACTCAGTTTTTATATGCTTAAAGTGAATATGGAGTGAATGCTTAAAGTGAATATGGAGTGAATGTATCCGgcataatttcttatgaaatagaaaaataaaatccccCGTCAAAACCTCTCTGCATGCAAAGAATAGTttaggaatcctaaaatgtcctcccgaCTGACTAGGTCcgggttacatttccacgcatcctcgctttcaaagagttatttcaatggtcagaactgggcaactaaagcagaacttgaccgtcgttctaatatgtgagaacttttggaaggctaaTGAACGCacttagactggttttctttgcccgactattcactttaatgataTGTAAAAGGAAGTAAAAATGGTGCAATTAGGGGCACTGCAGTTTTCCATTCCGTATTCAACAACATTTTATATGAAACTTCAATCTAGGTACATTGGCTCACCATGATGACAACATATATGTCGTGTAACAAATATTTAAGTAGGTCACTATGACAGAACTTTTACTTTTCATCCACACAAAAAAGAGCTTGACGGGGATCCCTGCCATTTCAATGGAATTTCTACTCTGGggctaataattataaatgtgaCACCATGTATGATAAGCCCAGAGTAGGCCTTTCTGATCgtaacatagatatatatatggtattgaGTTTTGACATTTGATCTAAGGAAACAAGTTTTCCAGGATCATTAAATACATGCCTGCATATGACAGTTTACTTACCCAATTATTGTGTAAGTTCTGTTTATGTCATTTGTTAAACCTACAAATATTAATGCAGTTTGAATTCAGAGTAATAAATGTAGTGTTCCTTTCTAGTAATATTATGATAGTTTGTTGAAATGTATGACACTGACCTATTATACATTTTCAGAAAAGTTATTCGTTAAAGTCTCGAGTGAGCCTCCCTCGTACTGTCGGTCTATCCAAACTACTTGTAGGTGAAATCGAACCTATATCAGACCTATATATCTGTAGAATTTTGGTGTGCAGTTTTCTGTTTTGGGGTTTTGTCATATGCTTTTATCATGTAATAACTATTATTTTTCTGCTGTGTTTGAAGTCCAACTGTTTTCTGTAGAAATGATTCTTCTTTTCCATAAGAATATTAAATCCATAGGatacttgtttttattttgaaagatatatatatatacagataagagaaaatgtattgaaattcattcaatgaaaatatttcttattCTGAGTTTAACATCATTAACGAAATCATGTAGTTTAAGATAAGCTCTTAACTTTTAAGATAGCTTGTGATTATAATTGAACCTCTTTACTGCTATAAGGTGAAGGATTATGAATATCTAGCATTTCCTGCACAATTAAATATTATCTTATTATATCGTACACCCTATAATACctatttagtacatcacatgataattactaggaagtcatggtctattttgcgacagctacctgtccttcttgactacgggagactatacctgactaccggaactataccaaagtatattCCCCCGGGAATGAGCACGCAAACaaaaatgtgacgtcataatgaatgtcatgtgatgtactaaatctattagggccctttccctcgggaacagttcgcctatagtgttgtctggtgaggtatagtcccctcgtCTTCGACTCAGGGACTATATCTCGctagacaacactataggagaacagtttCCTCTGGAAAGGGCTATAATAGAATAATATTATGTAAGTTTAGCACTATGTGTTAAGTAGTAACTGCCATAGAGGACTGTAAAACCTTTGTGATtttataactttgtttatcatAATCTAGAGGCTTCTGTACTAACTGTGTGACTCATCTTAAATCGTTGTTTGTGATTGAATTATCAAAGTCTAAAATTGAGTAAATTTCATGctactatatctatatatagcgGTTAAATTTTGTTGGTTGTTTATTTTCGCCATTCTTGTGTTTTTCGCTGAAATCCACAAATTCTGACCATCAGCAAGATATTTAGAAATTCATTGATGTACCTGTAAgatcaattataatttaaagaatttatatGAATAGGTGAACCATGACATTAGCTTCCATGAATATGCCTCATATAAGGAAATGCGAAATATTGACCCCGGGGATTTAAAGTGTTATATACAGTAATGTAAAGGTTTTGTGTTGTGAAGTGTAACACCATAGGATATTGCTATGGTTGTTGTTCAATTGTTATTTGTTACTGATATACCAATATTGAATCctatatcaaatatttgaaaataatattgcgGTTTTCCTCTTTATGTGAAAATCTTGTTGTGatcattttgtttcagtttaTTTCCCTATTTGGGTGTGGATAAAACTTATCTATAGTTGGGTTGCAGAACAGCTATATTGTATTACAAGTTTGAAGATGAGATAATTGAATTGTATCTTAGAGGTATCACACAGAGAtggtaatattttgattttgtttacattcatcAGCTGTTGACTATTGTTTCTTGTCCATTTTCAGGAAAAGAAAGCATCAAGATGGACAGACTTGAAACAGACTGAGGAACAAGAAGTTCCTACAAGGGATATAACTCCAAAAACCCAACTGGGTAAAAAATCAACATCAGCTAATTTAGACAATAATCCTACAAAACAAAAGGTTGAAAGGTCAAGCCGTCCAGTGGAGGTCAAATCTCGGATTAATTCAACAGCACGGAGACGCCATCGATCCGGATCACAAGGATCTGATGACGAAGTGAAAAGTGAAATGACAGTATTAAAGAAGACACATACAAGTAGACGAAGGACAAACTCGGAAGGAGAGAAAGACAATCCTAAAAGTGAgccaataaaaacaaaacaaaaacatagaaTTCCAATACCAGACAAAAAGCCTAAAACCAGTGGTGTGGCTCCGAAAGCTAAGGTATCCACAACTCGCGGAAACAGCATTGAGTCCTTAAGAAGATCAAGTTCATTATCTTCCTTGCCAAATTTAGCCAAAATCCAAGGAGTGAATGCAATAGCCATACCGAAACCTCCTTCATCTCAGATGACAGAACAACAACAGATAAGACAGCTGTCACTTCGACATTACTCTAGCTCTCAGCCTGATCTACGCACCcttagtgctgaaaatatcagtTTCTCACCACCAACTAAACGTTCTCACAGCAAGGATGACATCAGTAATCTGGACAGTGTAAGTTCAGTGTCAATATCGCGAGACCACAGTATGTCAAATCCAGATTTACATCGATCATCATCCACCTCTGACATCCAGAAGGATACAGTTGGTAAAATATCTGACAGAGATCCCATACAAACATCTGGTAAAAATCAGGAACAGAGAAAAGTGTCAAGTGAAATAGTTGATAGTAAAAAACAGAATATTAGTGCCAAAACAAAAGTGAATACAGACTCTGAACTAGTCAAACAGGTTCAGGTTTCTAAGAAACAAACACAGAACAGTTTATTGACAAGGTCCAGAAATACAAGGACATCTGCAAATTCTGAAACTTCAGAGAGTGGGACAGCAAGTTCAGACTTTCCGTCATTAGAAGGGTGTAACTCTCTTCCTCATGAGATTGATGGGTTACGTTTCACCTCTGTGCGTCAACAACACATAGGTCACACATTGGACAAATTATCTAAAGTGTTAAACATGGAGGAGACTCTAAGTACCCTCAACTCGACATCTAGTAATGAGATTCAGGAGAATATTGCTCGCCTTCGACAATCTGCTCAGTCCTCACAAGTTGCTGCTTCCACACAGTCCTCAGTTCAAAGTCAGAGTTTTGAGCGCACGGGAGGCCGGCGAAGTAACGCTTCCCCACAATCTGCTATACCGAACACTGCGGAAACACCATCACCGAAAACCTCGGACTCCACAGCACCTGCCTCCACCCCCAGCTCAGCGGAACAGTCATTTGGAAGTAACACCAGTGGCAGCAGTAACACTAGTCAGTCTAATGTTGGGGCCACTTCAGCGTCAATGATGAGCTCCTCCAGCTCTGTAACAGGAAGTCAGTCTGGTGGGGCGCCAAGTCGTAGGATGAGTCCTAAGGGATTGAAAAATACCGTCCATTTTGCTCCTTTGGTGACAGAGATAAGTACAAGTGCTAGTCAGTCCTTGGAGGATAAAATATCAGTACGGAAACTGGACATCACTCCCACTAATAGTATACAGTTTGATTCTGGTGGTCAGGGTGGCCGGACTGGTCAAACTGGACAGGACAGGAAAGGGTCGGCCAAGAACCAAACATCAGACAGTGGAACTGTACCTCCAACTGTACATGTTACCATTCCTTCCTCAGAATCCATGCTAAGTAAAGTGGCTCTGAGTCCTGAAACAGATTCACCACAGACTCCAGTGGACTGCCTGGCCAATAACATGCCATTTGAAACCTACGGACAGCATATGGATGGGGATGTGAATACATCAGACAAGGAAAACACTCGACCACAGGGAAGATTAGAAATTTCTGATAGGTACACAACTGGAGGTACCAGGGCACCTGTTGATCAGCTGCTGGTAAAGTCACAAAACTCGGATGATGGCTCCCAAACTAGTACATTAAAGGGAAGTCAAGATCTTCTTGGGGAACGGACATCTACTAGACAGGAAACTGACTTCCAGGCCCAACAAGGAAGACCACCCAATGTTAACCCTGCCCAACAATCAAGTGCCATGAATATAAATCCACGAATAGCTGCCCAGTCACAGCCTAAACTGATGGGGAGAAGTGTCGCAGATTCACTTCAATCTACTCAGGAATCCAGTCGTCCAACAATCAGAGGCAATATGCCTATCAACATCAGTGGAAAGGTGTCTCATGTATCACAGAAGGTTTATGACCTTCAGCAAAACACCCAGAAGGATTTGGTTAAACCAGTTCCCTATCAGCAAGCTCCACCCATACTTACTCATCCTGTAGCCCACCAACATTCTTGTTCTCAAAGTCAAGCTCCAAACCCTAAAACTTCTGACCGTGCTAGTAACGGGGGACTTCAACGTAAACTCAATATGGATGCCGGTACTAATTTTATTCCTCCTAAATCTACAACTGGTGACTCCGATGGAGAAAGGGAAGCAAAAGCTGAACACATTCAAAAATATCTGAACCATGTGCAACGCCACTCACTTGAATCTGATGGTGATTCCACCGACGCTTCCAAGCCTTCTAATGTGAAAAAGAGCTCTCCTAATTCACCATTTGATATTCGCTCAACCATCCAGTCGTTCACTTCTAGTCTGCAGTCATTGAGTCAGACAGATGAGGAGGAGTTACTAAGGATACAGGCGGAACACTTTGACAAGTTACGGCGACATCTGATTGAGCAACAGAAACAACAACTAGAGGAGTTGTTTGTTCACCAGCGACGGGAACAAATGGTGTTACAAACggatattgaaaaatatcaaaatcagcTGCAGGAACAAGAGGACTTCCTCGCTAAAAACTCATCCAGTTTCAACAGTAGTCAgcaggtaggtcaaggtcaaagttaTAGATGTTAGTATGATTTCCTGACCTAACTTTGTTCTAATTGAAAGGGTAAAATTGACATTTATATAATTGGAAATGATGGGGGAGAGGAATTATAAGCACCTGTTCACAAGAAAAGTCAAGTAATATGAAAGATGATGCAAAATATGAatcttattgataaaattaatattacATAAGTACTATATTTCCATGTGTTACAGCTACCAGCCAACTACACACATTGCTTCCCTGACATGATGCATCAGTCGCAGCAGGATAACCGATCACTTCCAAATCAGTCTCTGTCAAACATTCCTGTACAAGCTCAACTTAATCTACAGCCAAATGTGCCAAATTCTATTTCATATTCACAGCCAAGCTCTAATTCACATTCATTTTCACATTCAGATTCACAGTCATTTTCTCGTCCACCACCCAATTCACAATCTTTTTCAAACTTTCACCAAGATACGCAGTCTCATCCTCAACAACTTCATCCGAGCCACCCTAATCACCAGCCTCATCTTAAACCTCAGCAACCTCCACCAACCTCCCAGCCACCCCATCACACAAACATTCCTCAGCAGTCAGACCCTGCACACCAACCCTACACGCAAAACTACCAGTATCTAGAGCAGTATGTTCAGAGAATGAACCTGCATCCTGGATATTCTCagcaacaacagcaacaacacGCAGCTTACAATTCTGTATATACAGCAGACCATGGAAGTTACCCTCCCAGTCAGTCGCACACCTACAGAAATATGCCACAACAGTCAATGGATGTACATGACCCAAACTACTTTAAACAGGCTTCTTCTCAGCGTCCACCTCAGGAATCTATCCAATACCACGATCCACCACCCCCAAAATATTCCCAGCACAATCCACACAGCCGAGTCCAGGGCAGTATGTATGATCCATGTGACAATGGCAGAGATCCACAACATGGGCCACCTAATCCACCCGCCCAGCACCACCACCCGGAGGACTTGTATCAGTCCCCTCCTCACAACGACCATGACACCAGTCACCAGTACTCCTATGTACCTAGTCCTAGTCTGTATTACAACCCACGAGACAATGGGTCAGACATCAGCACCTTCAGTAAAGCCACCCCCAAACAGAGCCTCACATTCAACAATCACTCGACACCCACACCAAAGATCCACAAACCTGTGTTACGATCACCCATCAAACAACCGTCACTTTCTTTCCCCGACCAGCAGGTGGTCGTACCAGATTTTGTAAGTATAATTATTTCTGCGTGACTACTGTTACTTACATCATAACTACCATATTACATATGATTTAATACAAATCTTATAAGCTGGAAAATCGGGATAATATGCTGATCACAGTAATAGGCATGTACCCTGCTGTAATAGTCATAAGAAGGACTGTTAAAAGCGACGTTCTGATCAAAGCTTATGAcaacgagtttcgactgtatatTGGAACTGAAATGAAAACGACTTTCATGGTAATAATAATTGGGAATAATGggaatattaatgaaaattttttaaaaagtttccaTGAACTACTTTCCATGAATTGATAACATATCGAGGAATAGCGAAGTTACAAGCAGTGTACTGATTAGTAATAGCTCTACATTCTTTTCCAGGTATACAATGCTAAATTGAAGCAATGCTTTGATCGAGTATCAGCTTGTGTCAAAGGCTACCTCACACGGCGATTAATGCGAACAGAAAAAGTCCAAGAGATCCTCAAAACAATTAAGGTAAATGTTCACCCAGTAATAAATCTGTGTTTATAAATAAGCTTGTGGAAGTCCAATAGTTATCAtcctgtccatctgtctgtccttCTGTTTGTCTGCCCTCAATTGATTTTCATTGGAGATTAAAGTGAAAACCATCTACTGCCCCTGGGGACAAAGTTTCTGGTGGCAGGGCTCCATTCTGACTAAAATCTGTTTTCTGTTTTATGACCATGTCAATCCCTCCTCTAGATATTAGACACCTTTTTAGCTTAATTCGTCAAGTGAGCTTGATCAGTTAAACGAGCTTCATCAGTGGAGTGATCTTCCATCAATAAAGTGAGCTTCATCAGTCAAGAGAGCTTCATCAGTCAAGTGAGCTAGCTTCATTAGTCAAGAGAGCTTCGTCAGTTGAGTGAGCTTCATTAGTCAAGAGAGCTTCGTCAGTTGAGTGAGCTTCATTAGTCAAGAGAGCTTTCAGTTGAGTGAGCTTCATTAGTCAAGAGAGCTTCGTCAGTCGATTGAGCTTCATCTGTCAGGTGAGCTCCATCAGTGGAGCATTAGACTTGTGATTCAGAGGTTCATATGTTTGATTCTTAGCCGTGAGGTGTATTTATCTAATCATGTGCTCTGTTATATGTAGGATACTAAAGAATTTGCCTGGCAGTTCCAAGCAGAGACACCAATTAAACGAGGAGATTTCTCTCATTCTGACCGACACCTATTGGACAGAATTATTGCTCAGGTAAGTAATATAACTTATTTTCGTAAGTCTGTTTATGTATTTGTaatgtaaaacctgtctatattagATCAttctattgaaaatttaaaaaaaatgtctgtatTGCTGAGTTGTTATTATACACAAGGCAAATGGGCCACTTCTAGGTTATACTGTTTTACTGTAAGACTCATTAAAATAACTTAATAACAAAGATTTGTTTTCTGTGTTGGTAGCTAAAGGCAGCTCTGTTAGACATCCACGAGATTTTCTTTGAGATTCCTGTTTGGGAGAGAATGAGTTTGATTTCCCAGTCCCGTCAGGCTCAGGAGGAAAAACGCCTCAGGGAAAGTGTAAGTGGTATCATGTACAAGAAAATGTATTAACTTGAAATGAAGGAAATTAATGTTCTAATTCTGCCAACTTAGTAGGTCTAATACGTCTCAAAAAGAACACTGCTCAGGTGAAAGCTAgaattatataatcatatgtGTGCACTCTTGTCTTTGCTTTGATCATATACTATTCTTCAGATTTTGATTGAACGAGAAAGAACATTGAAATTCAGCCCTACACAGACcttgtatttacaatgtatatgtgatTCTCTATTGACAGGCTGGGACAAGATCAAGTGTTTCCAGTTCACATCCGAGGATCAGCTCAGCAACACTCAAAGCCATTGAACGAAAACGCAAGCAGTATCCTTTAAACATCTTACTGGGTATTGGAATATAATGCTCCAAAGgttttgttttctataaattataaatatatttatattcaggcttcacatattacagagttacctcccattggtaggtatctattgtgatgtcattaatttgtaagcaaatttttagctcacctggcctaaAGGGCCGGttagcttatgtcatggcgcggctaCCGTCATCCGTCCGTCAGCATTTTCtttaatcgctactagtcagagttctgcatggaatgtaaccaaatttggtcaaaaacatCATTGGAGGAAAAGGGAGCagagtttgtttaaatttttgctctgaaaTAATggtcctgtattcagaacattccttcgcattacaataaccaggtgagcgatacaagccctattggcctcttgtttctcCATAAGATATGATGATACACTCACAaacatgtgacatcacaatcaatacctacacacaaggGTAAATAACTGTAAAATGCAAAAGGAGAATACCAGAAAAGGCACATATTCAATTCCTATTATCACCTTAACCTTTGACCTCAGAGAAGAGGAAGTTGCAGTGTCCACAGACTCAAGGCCACGATCAGCTCCTCCGCCAACTGACAATACGATATCCTCCTCCACTTATAGTGGTGTCCCCTCTCATCCTGGGGCAATGACTCAGGCTCGTATGATATCCCAAAACAATGTCCGACCGAATTCACATATGAATGCCACCAATATGGATCAAAGGTAAATActattttgttacattatttGTACTTTATTAAGCATTGAaagtctttcagttggcattcatagccaatatgaatgccaactggactgaggcaaattccatgaagcgggCTAGCGCTCTTCCCTGAGTGGTTGGAAAAGTTTCCCTCGAATCCAGAATTCTTGCACATGTTTTTCATAATTGAGTTCAATTTATTAACTCCGATCGACTGTGTTCCAAATTTGCATCCTTCCAGTGGTCTTCGATAGAACGGTAATATCATCTAGATCATTGAATAAGTTGGCATCAATTTTCACGAGATCGCTCCATCCCTGATCCGCCATTGTTGACGATTAAGTCTATAACTGAAGTGAATAATATTACAGGTACCTAGTCAGATAGGGTACAAAATGGCGGGGAAATTGTGACAGCGATTACTAGACAGGTTCTTTTATGCTGTGACAGGAAATAGGATAGACAGGAAGTGGCGGGAACATTATCACAGTGATTGCTTCTATAGCTCTGCCCCTCGGCATGTGGAGTCAAAACCTCGGCTGTCATTGGATAAAACAGATACATAATTGGCACTCGTGACGTATCGGATATATCACACTCGTCCTGAGGACTCGTGTGATATATCCGATACAACACTCGTGCCCATTATGTATCTATTACTTACAGGTTGTCACTGATGTTACATAGAAATTTATTGGTCTTGATTTATAAAGAACAAggatatttttaattgatttttagctcacctggcccgaagggccggtgagcttatgtcatggcgcggcgtccgtcgtccgtcgtccgtcgtccgtccgtccgtccgtcaacatttcctataaatcgctacttgtcctagagttctgcatggattgtaaccaaatttggccacaaacatccttgggggagggggaacagaacttgtataaattttggctctgaccccccaggggcaggagggacggggcccaataggggaaataaaggtaaatcctttaaatcgctacttgtcctagagtttggcatggattgtaaccaaaatcagccacatacatccttgggggaaggggaacagaacttgtataaaattttggctctgatcccccaggggcaggaggggcggggcccaataggggaaatagaggtaaatcctttaaatcgctactagtcatagagttctgcatggattggaaccaaatttggccacaaacatcctttggggagggggaacagaacttgtataaattttggctctgaccccccaggggcaggaggggcggggcccaataggggaaatagaggtaaatcctttaaatcgctacttgtcctagagtttggcatggattgtaaccaaaatcagccacaaacatccttgggggaaggggaacagaacttgtataaattttggctctgatcccccaggggcaggaggggcggggcccaataggggaaatagaggtaaatcctttaaatcgctactagtcatagagttctgcatggattggaaccaaatttggccacaaacatccttgggggagggggaacagaacttgtataaattttggctctggccccccgggggcaggaggggcggggcccaataggggaaatagaggtaaatcctttaaatcgctacttgtcatagagttctgaatgaaatgtaaccaaatttggccacaaacatccttgggggaaggggaacagaacttgtataaattttggctctgatcccccaggggcaggaggggcggggcccaataggggaaatagaggtaaatcctttaaatcgctactagtcatagagtcctGCATGGAttagaaccaaatttggccacaaacatccttgggggaaggggaacagaacttgtataaattttggctctggccccccgggggcaggaggggcggggcccaataggggaaatagaggtaaatcctttaaatcgctacttgtcatagagttctgaatggaatgtaaccaaatttggccacaaacatccttgggggaaggggaacagaacttgtataaattttggctctgatcccccgggggcaggaggggcggggcccaataggggaaatagaggtaaatcctttaaatcgcttcttgtcctagagtttggcatggaatgtaaccaaaatcagacACAAAcacctttggggaaggggaacagtacttgtataaattttggctctgatcaccctggggcaggaggggcggggcccaataggggaaatagaggtaaatcctttaaatcgctactagtcatagagttgtgaatggaatgtaccaaaatttggccacaaacatccttgggggaaggggaacagaacttgtataaattttggctctggccccccaggggctggaggggcggagcctaataggggaaatagaggtaaatcctttaaatcgctactagtcacagagttccgcatggaatgtaaccaaatttggccagaaatatccttgggagaatgagaactgagtttgtataaattttggctctggtcccggggggcaggaggggcggggcccaataggggaaatagaggtaaattctttaaatcgctactagtcatagagttctgtatggactgtaaccaaatttggccacaaacatccttggaggaaggggaacagaacttgtataaattttggctctgaccccctgggggcaggaggggtggggcctaataggggatttagaggttaatattaaaattccttc from Argopecten irradians isolate NY chromosome 5, Ai_NY, whole genome shotgun sequence includes:
- the LOC138322877 gene encoding serine-rich adhesin for platelets-like isoform X1, translating into MMGLNTPKEKVLKFISKDTTSPRPDLLPCMMADLLEYFEERARVLDSMAPTIQTSAAMCNPNFISCITFNGIPILPPVLTARRREEMQEYKRQAMRHDYQRKTRQREQMNMRLNSLVKDVEKSYSLKSRVSLPRTVGLSKLLEKKASRWTDLKQTEEQEVPTRDITPKTQLGKKSTSANLDNNPTKQKVERSSRPVEVKSRINSTARRRHRSGSQGSDDEVKSEMTVLKKTHTSRRRTNSEGEKDNPKSEPIKTKQKHRIPIPDKKPKTSGVAPKAKVSTTRGNSIESLRRSSSLSSLPNLAKIQGVNAIAIPKPPSSQMTEQQQIRQLSLRHYSSSQPDLRTLSAENISFSPPTKRSHSKDDISNLDSVSSVSISRDHSMSNPDLHRSSSTSDIQKDTVGKISDRDPIQTSGKNQEQRKVSSEIVDSKKQNISAKTKVNTDSELVKQVQVSKKQTQNSLLTRSRNTRTSANSETSESGTASSDFPSLEGCNSLPHEIDGLRFTSVRQQHIGHTLDKLSKVLNMEETLSTLNSTSSNEIQENIARLRQSAQSSQVAASTQSSVQSQSFERTGGRRSNASPQSAIPNTAETPSPKTSDSTAPASTPSSAEQSFGSNTSGSSNTSQSNVGATSASMMSSSSSVTGSQSGGAPSRRMSPKGLKNTVHFAPLVTEISTSASQSLEDKISVRKLDITPTNSIQFDSGGQGGRTGQTGQDRKGSAKNQTSDSGTVPPTVHVTIPSSESMLSKVALSPETDSPQTPVDCLANNMPFETYGQHMDGDVNTSDKENTRPQGRLEISDRYTTGGTRAPVDQLLVKSQNSDDGSQTSTLKGSQDLLGERTSTRQETDFQAQQGRPPNVNPAQQSSAMNINPRIAAQSQPKLMGRSVADSLQSTQESSRPTIRGNMPINISGKVSHVSQKVYDLQQNTQKDLVKPVPYQQAPPILTHPVAHQHSCSQSQAPNPKTSDRASNGGLQRKLNMDAGTNFIPPKSTTGDSDGEREAKAEHIQKYLNHVQRHSLESDGDSTDASKPSNVKKSSPNSPFDIRSTIQSFTSSLQSLSQTDEEELLRIQAEHFDKLRRHLIEQQKQQLEELFVHQRREQMVLQTDIEKYQNQLQEQEDFLAKNSSSFNSSQQLPANYTHCFPDMMHQSQQDNRSLPNQSLSNIPVQAQLNLQPNVPNSISYSQPSSNSHSFSHSDSQSFSRPPPNSQSFSNFHQDTQSHPQQLHPSHPNHQPHLKPQQPPPTSQPPHHTNIPQQSDPAHQPYTQNYQYLEQYVQRMNLHPGYSQQQQQQHAAYNSVYTADHGSYPPSQSHTYRNMPQQSMDVHDPNYFKQASSQRPPQESIQYHDPPPPKYSQHNPHSRVQGSMYDPCDNGRDPQHGPPNPPAQHHHPEDLYQSPPHNDHDTSHQYSYVPSPSLYYNPRDNGSDISTFSKATPKQSLTFNNHSTPTPKIHKPVLRSPIKQPSLSFPDQQVVVPDFVYNAKLKQCFDRVSACVKGYLTRRLMRTEKVQEILKTIKDTKEFAWQFQAETPIKRGDFSHSDRHLLDRIIAQLKAALLDIHEIFFEIPVWERMSLISQSRQAQEEKRLRESAGTRSSVSSSHPRISSATLKAIERKRKQEEEVAVSTDSRPRSAPPPTDNTISSSTYSGVPSHPGAMTQARMISQNNVRPNSHMNATNMDQRALRPLPGQGQGSQTQGQPSRITTRPKERTKTTANQTSGQTAPHPYLIAKSKKSNITGVKDKPSNKTTTKSSGTSSTSTTTAAKNKSAGSKVKPKITDKASKAWRG